A portion of the Sphingobacterium spiritivorum genome contains these proteins:
- a CDS encoding sigma 54-interacting transcriptional regulator gives MDNQDIKNRFGIIGNSPLLNRAIDVARQVAPTDISVLIQGESGSGKEVFSHIIHQLSSRKHGPFIAVNCGAIPEGTIDSELFGHEKGSFTGAHEARKGYFEVVDGGTIFLDEVGELPLGTQARLLRVLETGEYIRVGSSKVQKTNVRVVAATNVDMFEAVKKGKFREDLYYRLNTVPLRIPALRERKEDINLLFRKFVVDFADKYRSPGVQLTDDAQQSLMNYSWPGNVRQLKNIAEQIAVLEKERIVNAAILQNYLPTEHSNLPVFVPQNAPKDDFSERDILYKVLFDMKKDMVDLKKLVVELIQKGVNPSTFDQNSPYINQLYQEVQPAASMLSEQSESSWTIHNARPAHSPNVDFNSYETQDVEEVEESLSLTEKESDLIKKALKKHKGKRKAAAQELGISERTLYRKIKDLNLD, from the coding sequence GTGGATAATCAGGATATAAAAAACAGATTTGGTATAATTGGCAACTCTCCTTTGCTCAACAGAGCAATTGATGTGGCCAGACAGGTCGCACCCACAGATATTTCCGTATTGATTCAGGGAGAGAGTGGTAGTGGTAAGGAAGTATTTTCGCACATCATACATCAACTGAGTTCCCGCAAGCATGGGCCGTTTATAGCCGTCAACTGTGGTGCTATTCCTGAAGGAACTATTGATTCAGAGCTTTTTGGCCATGAGAAGGGGTCTTTTACAGGTGCACATGAAGCACGTAAAGGATATTTTGAAGTTGTAGACGGTGGTACTATCTTTTTAGATGAGGTAGGCGAATTGCCTTTAGGTACACAGGCACGTTTGTTACGTGTTTTGGAAACCGGAGAATATATCCGCGTCGGATCTTCAAAAGTTCAAAAAACAAATGTACGTGTGGTTGCAGCTACAAATGTGGATATGTTTGAAGCAGTGAAAAAGGGTAAATTCAGAGAAGATCTTTATTATCGTCTGAATACAGTTCCGTTGCGGATTCCTGCATTGCGCGAGCGTAAAGAAGATATTAATCTGCTTTTCAGAAAATTTGTTGTTGATTTTGCTGATAAATACCGTAGTCCGGGTGTACAGCTTACTGATGATGCGCAACAGTCGCTCATGAACTACAGTTGGCCGGGGAATGTGCGTCAGCTAAAGAATATAGCGGAACAGATTGCGGTTTTGGAAAAGGAGCGTATTGTAAATGCGGCTATCCTTCAAAATTATCTGCCCACGGAACATTCTAACCTGCCTGTTTTCGTGCCTCAAAATGCACCAAAAGATGATTTTTCAGAACGTGATATCTTGTATAAAGTATTGTTCGATATGAAAAAGGATATGGTAGATCTTAAGAAACTTGTGGTCGAATTAATCCAGAAAGGGGTTAATCCAAGTACTTTTGATCAGAACTCACCTTATATCAATCAATTGTATCAGGAAGTTCAGCCTGCGGCATCAATGCTGTCAGAGCAGTCCGAATCTTCCTGGACAATCCACAATGCACGTCCGGCTCATTCACCTAATGTGGATTTCAATTCGTATGAAACACAGGATGTGGAAGAAGTGGAAGAGTCTCTGTCATTGACAGAAAAGGAATCTGACCTGATCAAAAAAGCTTTGAAAAAACATAAGGGCAAGCGTAAAGCTGCGGCTCAGGAATTGGGTATTTCAGAGCGGACACTCTATAGAAAAATTAAAGACTTAAATTTAGATTAA
- the lptE gene encoding LptE family protein produces the protein MRKLKQVYLNLIITAAVMLCTVSSCGVKYSFTGGSIPADMKTVNVQFFENIAPMVYATLSQNFTEALKTRFRNQTRLSQVNTGGDAIFEGFITNYTITPAAVEARTDMAALNRLTITVKVTYTNQKKPEDSFSEQIFTRFKDFSGTVQAQEEGLTKDIIEMLTEDIYNRAFANW, from the coding sequence ATGCGTAAGTTAAAGCAAGTCTATCTAAATCTGATAATAACGGCAGCTGTGATGCTGTGTACAGTTTCCAGTTGTGGTGTAAAATACAGTTTTACAGGGGGATCTATTCCTGCAGATATGAAAACAGTCAATGTGCAGTTTTTCGAAAATATTGCACCTATGGTATATGCTACGTTGAGTCAAAACTTTACGGAGGCCCTCAAAACCCGTTTTCGTAATCAGACCAGACTTAGTCAGGTCAATACGGGGGGAGATGCTATCTTCGAAGGATTTATTACAAACTATACGATCACTCCTGCCGCAGTAGAGGCTCGTACGGATATGGCAGCTTTGAACCGGTTGACTATCACCGTCAAAGTGACCTACACGAATCAGAAAAAACCGGAAGATAGTTTCAGTGAGCAGATTTTCACACGTTTCAAAGATTTTTCAGGAACGGTGCAGGCACAGGAAGAAGGGTTGACGAAAGATATTATTGAGATGCTGACGGAAGATATATATAACCGTGCATTTGCGAACTGGTAG
- the secG gene encoding preprotein translocase subunit SecG, which translates to MQTLLIVLIILTSVLLALMVLIQNPKGGGLSSGFSGGSNLMGVKRTGDFLEKGTWTLVIALMVFCLAVNILGPSKGGAASKGGLSDQIEAPAQQGPLNLNPAQQQQAPAAAPGKTDSAK; encoded by the coding sequence ATGCAAACATTATTAATTGTCTTGATCATATTAACCAGTGTACTGTTGGCACTTATGGTGTTGATTCAAAATCCAAAAGGAGGAGGTCTTTCTTCAGGATTTTCAGGAGGATCAAATTTGATGGGCGTAAAACGTACAGGTGATTTTCTGGAAAAAGGAACATGGACATTGGTCATAGCTTTAATGGTATTTTGTCTGGCTGTCAATATTCTGGGTCCGTCTAAAGGCGGAGCAGCTTCAAAAGGTGGATTAAGTGATCAGATTGAAGCTCCGGCTCAGCAAGGTCCTTTAAATCTGAATCCTGCACAGCAACAGCAGGCACCTGCTGCAGCTCCTGGTAAAACAGATTCTGCAAAGTAA
- the groES gene encoding co-chaperone GroES, translating into MALNIKPIGDRVVIEAAPAEEKTASGIYIPDTAKEKPQSGTVVAVGSGKVDEPLTVKVGDKVLYGKYAGTEITYEGKEYLIMREADIYAVL; encoded by the coding sequence ATGGCATTAAACATTAAACCTATCGGAGACAGAGTGGTAATAGAAGCTGCTCCTGCAGAAGAAAAAACAGCATCAGGTATTTATATCCCTGATACGGCAAAAGAAAAACCTCAAAGCGGAACTGTTGTAGCTGTAGGTAGTGGTAAAGTAGACGAGCCTCTAACTGTTAAAGTTGGCGATAAAGTGTTATATGGCAAGTATGCAGGTACAGAGATTACTTACGAAGGAAAAGAATATTTAATTATGCGTGAAGCTGATATTTACGCTGTTCTTTAG